In a single window of the Flavobacterium ammoniigenes genome:
- a CDS encoding TonB-dependent receptor: MKYLLFKTSRKQLIISSFLLFSLATLAQEKNKDTTQVNQLDEVLVSAIRVTSKTPVSFSNLSKKEIQNRNLGQDIPILMNYMPSVVTTSDAGNGVGYTGIRVRGSDATRVNVTINGIPYNDSESHGTFWVNMPDFASSLQSVQLQRGVGTSTNGSGAFGASLNMLTDSYSEKASGEISNSFGSFNTHKNTVKFSTGLLNDHFEIAGRVSTLNSDGYIDRASSDLKSYFLQGTYVGKTTLIKALAFGGNEKTYQSWNGIDGETLLTNRTFNSAGIYTDELGQTRFYDNETDNYQQDHYQLHWNEKLSTNWNTNLAFHYTKGKGYYENYKEDGEVANYGLSLISGTTINSSAISTTDLIRQKWLDNDFYGTTFSANYQSNKLDFIFGGSYNKYEGNHFGKVIWARYAGPSELGDRYYDDTATKIEATAFAKANYQVDEKWSLFGDLQIRNVHYQANAYETGLVNDTFSFFNPKAGLNYTVNSKNNLYFSYARANREPNRTDYESGNIKPEKLNDFELGWRYLSDKMQLNTNFYYMAYQDQLILTGTLDDVGNPIRSNSEKSYRLGVEVDAAIVLSSTFSLRPNLTVSRNKNIDLAVSGQNYGTKDISYSPSVIAGNSLIYKPTESLQIIWLQKYVGQQYMNNIELPEAKLADYFINDLNISYEIKPKSVFKSIIFKGLVNNILDKKYISNGYMWDIYPYYYPQAGTNILAGITLKF; this comes from the coding sequence ATGAAATATTTATTATTCAAAACGAGCCGAAAACAATTAATTATTAGCTCATTCCTGTTGTTCTCTTTAGCCACATTGGCCCAAGAAAAAAACAAAGACACCACCCAAGTCAATCAACTTGATGAAGTATTGGTATCGGCAATTCGAGTGACCTCTAAAACCCCTGTTAGTTTTAGTAACCTTTCCAAAAAAGAAATTCAAAACCGAAATCTAGGACAAGATATTCCTATTTTGATGAATTACATGCCTTCGGTAGTGACTACTTCGGATGCCGGAAACGGGGTGGGTTATACTGGGATTCGTGTTCGTGGAAGCGATGCGACACGTGTCAACGTAACCATCAACGGAATCCCGTACAACGATTCTGAAAGCCACGGCACTTTTTGGGTGAACATGCCTGATTTTGCTTCTTCACTTCAAAGTGTGCAATTGCAACGTGGTGTAGGAACCTCAACCAATGGATCTGGTGCTTTTGGAGCTAGTTTAAATATGCTAACCGATTCGTATTCGGAGAAAGCATCTGGTGAAATCTCCAATTCTTTTGGAAGTTTTAATACACACAAAAACACGGTAAAATTCAGTACCGGTTTACTTAATGATCATTTTGAGATTGCGGGACGTGTTTCTACTTTAAATTCTGACGGTTATATTGACCGAGCGAGTTCCGATTTGAAATCTTATTTCTTACAAGGAACGTATGTTGGCAAAACCACTTTAATCAAAGCTTTGGCTTTTGGAGGAAATGAAAAAACTTATCAATCTTGGAACGGAATAGATGGAGAAACGTTGTTAACCAACAGAACCTTTAATTCGGCAGGAATTTACACAGATGAATTAGGTCAAACTCGTTTCTACGACAATGAAACAGACAATTACCAACAAGACCATTACCAGTTGCATTGGAACGAAAAACTAAGCACTAATTGGAACACTAATCTTGCCTTTCATTACACCAAAGGAAAAGGCTATTATGAAAATTATAAAGAAGATGGAGAAGTTGCTAATTATGGATTAAGTCTTATTTCAGGAACTACAATCAACTCTTCAGCTATCAGCACCACCGATTTAATTCGCCAAAAATGGTTAGATAACGATTTTTACGGCACTACATTTTCAGCCAATTACCAATCCAACAAATTGGATTTTATCTTTGGCGGAAGCTATAACAAATACGAAGGAAATCATTTTGGAAAAGTGATTTGGGCTAGATATGCCGGCCCATCCGAACTAGGCGATCGTTATTATGACGATACGGCAACCAAAATAGAGGCTACCGCTTTCGCGAAAGCCAATTACCAAGTGGATGAGAAATGGAGTCTTTTTGGCGACTTACAAATTCGTAATGTACACTACCAAGCCAATGCATATGAAACCGGATTAGTGAATGATACCTTCTCTTTTTTCAATCCGAAAGCCGGACTTAATTATACAGTCAACTCCAAAAACAATCTATACTTCTCCTACGCTAGAGCCAATAGAGAACCCAATCGTACCGACTATGAAAGCGGCAATATAAAACCAGAAAAATTAAATGATTTCGAATTGGGTTGGAGGTATTTGTCGGACAAAATGCAATTGAATACTAACTTCTATTATATGGCCTACCAAGACCAATTAATTTTAACTGGAACCCTTGACGATGTTGGAAATCCAATTCGTTCCAACAGTGAAAAAAGTTACCGATTAGGTGTAGAAGTTGATGCTGCAATTGTGCTATCTTCAACATTTAGCCTTCGTCCGAACCTTACAGTAAGTCGTAATAAAAACATAGACTTAGCGGTAAGCGGACAAAATTATGGGACCAAAGACATTTCGTATTCCCCTTCAGTAATTGCAGGAAATAGTTTGATTTACAAACCAACTGAAAGCCTGCAAATTATTTGGTTGCAAAAATATGTAGGACAACAATACATGAATAACATTGAATTACCAGAAGCTAAATTAGCCGATTACTTTATCAACGATTTGAATATTTCCTATGAAATTAAACCAAAATCAGTTTTCAAATCGATAATTTTTAAAGGATTAGTCAACAATATTTTAGATAAAAAATACATTTCAAACGGCTATATGTGGGACATATACCCATACTATTACCCGCAAGCTGGAACTAATATCTTGGCAGGAATAACATTGAAATTTTAA
- a CDS encoding Rieske (2Fe-2S) protein codes for MKKSVWLSVLFLVFLSCSDNGPINTNPFIPNYTFTVDINMNLPLYSNLQYPSNAIYYAGKGVKGLLIFNTGSGYNAFDAACPNQSLSSCSTMTINGIDAVCPCDNKTYSLFSGQGSLQYPMKQYRVEVNGNVLRIYN; via the coding sequence ATGAAAAAGTCGGTCTGGCTCTCTGTCCTTTTTTTAGTATTTCTTTCCTGTTCGGATAACGGACCTATTAATACGAATCCTTTCATTCCTAATTACACTTTTACGGTGGATATCAATATGAACTTGCCTTTGTATTCCAATCTTCAATATCCTAGTAATGCGATTTATTATGCTGGGAAAGGGGTAAAAGGGTTACTAATTTTCAATACAGGAAGTGGTTATAATGCCTTTGATGCTGCTTGTCCGAATCAAAGCTTAAGTTCGTGTTCTACAATGACTATTAACGGGATTGATGCCGTTTGTCCTTGTGATAACAAAACCTATAGTTTGTTTTCTGGGCAAGGGAGTTTACAATATCCTATGAAACAATACCGAGTGGAAGTCAATGGGAATGTGCTCCGAATTTACAATTAA
- the greA gene encoding transcription elongation factor GreA: MSTVSYYTAEGLKKLREELDYLKNVMRPKASQDIADARDKGDLSENAEYDAAKEAQGMLEMRIAKLEEIHSNARLIDETHLDVSKVLVLSKVKIKNQTNGMEVIYTLVAESEADLKTGKISVTSPIGKGLLGKSVGEVAEITVPNGVLKFDILEITRE; encoded by the coding sequence ATGAGCACAGTATCTTATTACACCGCAGAAGGATTAAAAAAATTACGAGAAGAATTAGATTATTTAAAAAATGTGATGCGTCCAAAAGCATCGCAAGATATTGCTGACGCAAGAGACAAAGGCGATTTGTCTGAAAACGCCGAATACGATGCTGCCAAAGAAGCACAAGGCATGCTAGAAATGCGCATCGCTAAATTAGAAGAAATTCATTCTAATGCCCGTTTGATCGACGAAACTCATTTAGACGTTTCTAAAGTATTGGTTTTATCTAAAGTAAAAATCAAAAACCAAACGAACGGAATGGAAGTGATTTACACTTTGGTGGCCGAAAGTGAAGCCGATTTAAAAACTGGAAAAATTTCTGTAACCTCTCCAATAGGAAAAGGGTTGTTAGGAAAATCTGTTGGAGAAGTAGCTGAAATTACGGTGCCTAATGGTGTATTGAAATTTGACATCTTAGAAATTACTAGAGAATAA
- a CDS encoding HIT family protein: MSSIFTKIVNGEIPCYKIAEDANFLAFLDVNPNAKGHTLCIPKQEIDQLFEIDDTLYLGLMQFSKKIATALQKTVPCKRIGMSVIGLEVPHAHVHLIPLNEMYEMRFQNKVTLSKEEFEALAKAIQNNL; encoded by the coding sequence ATGAGTTCTATTTTTACCAAAATCGTAAACGGAGAAATTCCTTGTTATAAAATTGCAGAAGACGCTAATTTCTTAGCTTTTTTAGATGTTAATCCGAATGCCAAAGGACATACATTGTGCATTCCAAAACAAGAAATCGACCAACTTTTTGAAATAGATGACACATTGTATTTGGGCTTAATGCAATTCTCTAAAAAAATTGCTACCGCCCTACAAAAAACAGTTCCTTGCAAACGCATCGGAATGTCCGTTATTGGTCTGGAAGTACCTCACGCCCATGTTCATTTAATACCTTTAAACGAAATGTATGAAATGCGCTTCCAAAACAAAGTAACGCTTAGCAAGGAAGAATTCGAAGCTTTGGCCAAAGCAATTCAAAACAATTTATAA